CGACCGGGCCCACCCGGCCTGGGCAGTCGCCGTACGCCAATGGAAGGCCACGGTGAGGCCCTTGTGCTCGACGAGCATCCCGGGTGGAGCGGCCGCCCGGGCCGCCCGCTCAACCCGGTCGACGACGTCTCGCCACGCCTCTGCTTCTGGGCGGGTGTGTACCACACCCCCGCCGCCGGCCCACTCCAGCCCGTAGAGGCCCGACGCGATGACGCTCGGGCCATGGCCGGTGGCGCCCCGCCCGAGGCCCAGCTGCTCGACGAGGAACCCGGCCGGGCGACCCGAGACCACGGCCACGCGGCGGTACCGTGCGGCGAGCCGGGGAAGGAGGTCGACGACCGCGGGAAGAGGTCTGGCCTCGGCCGGATCGTCGACGATCGGCGCCAGCGTGCCGTCGAAATCGACCAGCACGCCGCTCCGGTCACGACGGCCGCGCAGCTCCGCGAGGGGCGTCGCAGCGAAGTCGGGCGCCGACACCTGGAGTCGTGGGGCCAGACCGGTCGGCGCTCAGCGGACCGTCGAGCTGGTGTGGGAAGTGGTCGAGGTGTGCGAGGTCGTGGACGTGGTCGGCGCGGCGGGCGCCAACGAGCCCTGTCCGGCCAGATCGGGGCCGATGACGACCACCACGTTCGCGGCCAGGAGGTTGGCGACGGGCGACGGCGTGGGAACAGGCATGACGGTGGTCGGCGCCAGGCCGAGAGCCGTGGCCACGGCTCCCGCCTCGCTGGAGAAGCCAGGGAGGAACAGGACGGCCGAAGAGGCCGCAGTGCTGGTGGTGTTGGTCGGCGCCAGCACGTCGTAGCCCGCCTTGCGCAGGGTGTCTGACGCCTTGGCGCCGGCCCCGCTCGTCTTGGTCCCGTTGGCCACCAAGGTCTTGACCTGGGCCGGTGGGCGTGGAGGTGCGGTCGTCGTGGAAGCCGGAGGCGCCGTGGTGCTGGTCGCAGCGCCAGGCGTGGCCGCCACCGAGGCGACGGACCCTGCCGGACTTCGGCCGACCGAATGGAACAGGACGACGCCGAGGACGACGCCGACGACGACCAGGGCGACCCCCCGGATGACCCGGACCGGCGGAACATCGTGGTGCGACTCTCCCCCACCCGGGTCGCCGCCGCTGCTCATGGCGAAGGCGGCTCGCCCGCCGAGGACCCCTCGTAGCGGGCCCGCCGGCGCCGGTCACGTCGTCGTCGGAGGCGGAGGACGACGAGCGGGTCGTAGGCCGCTGCCTCGCTGGACGCGAGCAGCTGGCCGAGGAGCTGGTAGTAGCGGCCCGAGGACATCCGGAACCGCCGCTCGATCGCCGTGCGCTTGGTCCCCGGCTCGGTCCACCAGCTCCGCTCGAAGTCGAGGATCGCCCGGTCCCGATCGGAGAGCGCCATCTGTTTCAGCCTGCCAATCCTCCGGGCGAGAATCAAGCACCTCGCCCCGGGTCCTGGCAGAGGGCCGCCGGTACGCTGGCCTCCCCGACGCCGGTGTGGCGCAGTTGGTAGCGCAGGCGACTTGTAATCGCCAGGTCGTGGGTTCGAATCCCACCGCCGGCTCTAAGAACGACCAGGTAGATGGGATCAGGAAGGGAGCGACTTCTGATGCCGACACGCACTGAGCCCCTACTTGCCGCATATGCCAGCCGCCCTGTCCTCGTCACTGGCGGCGCATCGTTCATCGGCAGCCATCTGGTCGAGGAGCTCGTTCGGCACGGCGCCCGGGTGAGGGTGGCGGACGACCTGAGTAGTGGGCGCCGGGAGTCCTTGCAGGATGTGAGTGCGGACTGCGAGCTCATGGAGGGCGACCTGCGCGAGCCCGACTTCGCAGCGCGCGCCGCCGCTGGCCGGGATGTGATCTTCCACTTGGCTGCCTCTCACGGGGGTAGGGGCTACATCGATACCCATCCCGTCGAGTGCTGCAACAACATGCTGCTCGACCACGTCGTTCTGTCCAGTGCAGCCGCTGCCGGCGCGTCACGAGTCGTATTCGCCAGCTCTGCTTGCGTGTACCCAGTCGGCCTGCAGACCGACCCATCTGCCCGGGAACTGCTGAGAGAAGACCAGTGCAACTTCGACGAGCCGGGGCGGACCTTCCCTGACGGCGAGTACGGATGGGCCAAGCTCATGGGCGAGCTGCAGCTCCGGGCGTTCCACAAGCAGTTCGGAATCGACGCCATATCCTGTCGCCTCTTTACGGCCTATGGCGAGCGCGAGAACGAGAGCCATGCCGTCGTTGCCCTCGTTGCCAAGGCCATCATCGGGATGGACCCGTTCCCCGTCTGGGGCGACGGTACTCAGACCCGCAATTTCACCTATGTCGGTGACACCGTGCACGGGATGGCGTTGGCTGGAGTGGCTCTGGAAGGATTCGACACGATCAACGTTGGTAGCCCGCTCCACATCACCATCAACGAGCTCGTAGAGGAGATCTTCGAGGCGACGGGCTTCCGGCCAGCGGAGATCGAGCGGCAGGTCGACAAGCCCGTTGGTGTTCGGGCCCGAGCGGCCGACTGCACAAAGGTGGGAGAGGGACTCGGCTGGTACCCACGTACCACTCTCGAGGAAGGGGTGCACCGGACCGTCGACTGGTACCGAGGTAGTGCTACCCCCGAGCGTCTGGCGCGCCTCGACGAGCTGCTCATGACCCGATGACGCGTGAAGTACTCAGTCGAGTGGAGATGGTCTTGCCGGCTCACAACGAGGCAGAGAGTATCGGCGAGACCATTCGCGAGTTTCACCAGGTGGCCGCGGCTGACGGGTTGCAGGTGTCTTTCCTCGTCTGTGAAGACGGGTCCACCGATGGAACACCTGATGTCATCCGGGCGCTGGCGGAAGAGCTCCCCGTCGTGCTCGACTCGACCCCAGACCGGAGGGGATACTCGCGGGCGGTGGTCGACGGGATGCGGTCCACCACGGGGGACGTCGTTGGCTTCATCGACGGCGATGGTCAGTGCGATCCGCATGATCTCGCGCGGTTGGCTTCAGCGCTCAACGATGCGGACATGGCCGTCGGGTATCGGGACCCGCGAGCAGATTCCACCGCCCGGCGGTGGATGTCGGGCGCCTTCGGCCTCGTGTTTCGGTCGGTGTTTCCCGTCAAGTGCCGTGATCCGTCCTGCCCGTACGTACTGATTCGGCGCGCCGCTCTCGAGAGAGTCCTCAAGGGACGTCCCGGCATACTGCCCCAGGGTTTCTGGTGGGAGTTCAACGCCCGCGCCATGGCAGCCGGGCTCTCGATTGGGGAGGTGCCCGTGCACCATAGAGTGCGGGCGTCGGGCCAGACCCAGGTGTACCGTCCCTCCAAGCTCCCAAGGATCGTGGGCGAGCACCTGGTCGGCCTCTGGCATCTGCGCCGTGACATCGCAGCCAGCCATTCCTGATCGTTGTGACTGAGTGGCGAGTACCGTCGCAATCACATCAGCGAGCGTCAGACGGCACCCTGGGTCGCACCCCCGCTGCTCTCTCCGGCCCTGTGGCGTCACCCGAGCTGGACCAGCCGGAACCGGCCCCGGAGATGGCGACCTCGTTCGGGTCGCGCCTGGAGCTACTGCGACGGCTGCTCCCACTGCCAGTGTTCACTGTCGTCGCCGCCATCCTTTCCTACGC
This region of Acidimicrobiales bacterium genomic DNA includes:
- a CDS encoding LytR C-terminal domain-containing protein — protein: MSSGGDPGGGESHHDVPPVRVIRGVALVVVGVVLGVVLFHSVGRSPAGSVASVAATPGAATSTTAPPASTTTAPPRPPAQVKTLVANGTKTSGAGAKASDTLRKAGYDVLAPTNTTSTAASSAVLFLPGFSSEAGAVATALGLAPTTVMPVPTPSPVANLLAANVVVVIGPDLAGQGSLAPAAPTTSTTSHTSTTSHTSSTVR
- a CDS encoding glycosyltransferase family 2 protein, encoding MPAHNEAESIGETIREFHQVAAADGLQVSFLVCEDGSTDGTPDVIRALAEELPVVLDSTPDRRGYSRAVVDGMRSTTGDVVGFIDGDGQCDPHDLARLASALNDADMAVGYRDPRADSTARRWMSGAFGLVFRSVFPVKCRDPSCPYVLIRRAALERVLKGRPGILPQGFWWEFNARAMAAGLSIGEVPVHHRVRASGQTQVYRPSKLPRIVGEHLVGLWHLRRDIAASHS
- a CDS encoding NAD-dependent epimerase/dehydratase family protein: MPTRTEPLLAAYASRPVLVTGGASFIGSHLVEELVRHGARVRVADDLSSGRRESLQDVSADCELMEGDLREPDFAARAAAGRDVIFHLAASHGGRGYIDTHPVECCNNMLLDHVVLSSAAAAGASRVVFASSACVYPVGLQTDPSARELLREDQCNFDEPGRTFPDGEYGWAKLMGELQLRAFHKQFGIDAISCRLFTAYGERENESHAVVALVAKAIIGMDPFPVWGDGTQTRNFTYVGDTVHGMALAGVALEGFDTINVGSPLHITINELVEEIFEATGFRPAEIERQVDKPVGVRARAADCTKVGEGLGWYPRTTLEEGVHRTVDWYRGSATPERLARLDELLMTR
- the otsB gene encoding trehalose-phosphatase translates to MSAPDFAATPLAELRGRRDRSGVLVDFDGTLAPIVDDPAEARPLPAVVDLLPRLAARYRRVAVVSGRPAGFLVEQLGLGRGATGHGPSVIASGLYGLEWAGGGGVVHTRPEAEAWRDVVDRVERAARAAAPPGMLVEHKGLTVAFHWRTATAQAGWARSFAEKAARESSLELHPGKMNIELRPPLPADKGTVVSELCRDLGAACFVGDDRGDLAAFGALDHLATQGIVTCKVAVASAEVPTELATAADLVVDGPEGVAALLEWLAAG
- a CDS encoding DUF3263 domain-containing protein, coding for MALSDRDRAILDFERSWWTEPGTKRTAIERRFRMSSGRYYQLLGQLLASSEAAAYDPLVVLRLRRRRDRRRRARYEGSSAGEPPSP